One Hippopotamus amphibius kiboko isolate mHipAmp2 chromosome 12, mHipAmp2.hap2, whole genome shotgun sequence genomic window, AGGTTGTCAGCTAAACCGGCTCCCGCAAAAGTGGAGACGAAGCCAAAAAAGGCAGCGGGAAAGGATAAATCTTCAGACAAAAAAGtgcaaacaaaagggaaaaggggagcaaAGGGAAAACAGGCCGAAGTGGCTAACCAAGAGACTAAAGAAGACTTACCTGCAGAAAACGGAGAAACTAAAAACGAGGAGAGCCCAGCCTCTGatgaagcaggagagaaagaagccaagtcGAATTAATATCACACACCTGGTCCTCAGTGGTCCCTGTCTCCCTTCTTGTACAATCCAGaggaatatttttatcaactATTTTGTAAATGCAAGTTTTTTAGTAgctttagaaacatttttaaaaataaggagggaatcccac contains:
- the LOC130832605 gene encoding non-histone chromosomal protein HMG-14-like, producing the protein MPKIRKVSSAEGAAKEEPRRRSARLSAKPAPAKVETKPKKAAGKDKSSDKKVQTKGKRGAKGKQAEVANQETKEDLPAENGETKNEESPASDEAGEKEAKSN